The Siansivirga zeaxanthinifaciens CC-SAMT-1 region CAGGATCCAAGTACTATAAATTTGGTTAAACTTTTTATTCTTTTAATGAACTTTTATTAAAACGGAAGATCATCTTCATCGTCTTCTATTACAGGTGCTTTTGTGGCCTCTGGTTTGGTTTCGGGTTTAGAAACCGGAGATGCTGCAGCATTTGAAGCATTGGCTTCGCTTTCTTTTTTAGTTGATAAAAATGTAAAATCTGTACATTGAATTTCTGTAGAATAACGCTCGTTTCCGCCTTCATCTTGCCATTTTCTTGTTTTTAGACGACCTTCAATATACACCTTATCGCCTTTGCTAAGATATTTTTCACAAATTTCGGCACCTTTATTTCTTACTACTATATTATGCCATTCGGTATTGGTAACACGTTCGTTCGTTTGCTTACTTACATAGGTTTCGTTTGTTGCCAAAGGAAAACGCCCAACGCAGCCACCACCTTCAAAATAGTGCATTTTCACTTCATCGCCTAAGTGCCCGATAAGCATCACTTTATTTAATGTTCCTGCCATAATATGAATATTTTAAGTGAACAAAATTACAGAATTGCACATCATTATAAATGAATTGAATTCCTTTTTTTTAAAATTAATAAAAATTTGCACGCAAAAATAGCTATGTTTAAAAATAAAACGATTCGATAAAATTACCTATTAAAATAGGAACAGGATATTCTTTTACGGTTTCAATAGCAATGGTATTTGGCAATGATGCATCGGTTTTTACAATCCAGAATTTAGAGTATAAATGTTGGTGTGATAATTTATGAACGATAGCTTCAGAATTAAAAAGAGATAAATGATAATCGATATTCTTAAGCAAATCGACATTTTTTACAATTTCATTAAAATCATCAAAATCCATATCCTTATTGGTTTCCACCAGAGGGAATTGGTATAAATTTTCCCAAATGCCTTTACCTTCTCGTTTTTCTAACAAAGTTTGCTCGTTTTTAGATTCAATAACCAGAAAATTGAAATACTTCTTCTTGGCCTTGGCTGCTTTAATTTTTAATGGAAAACTAGCCACTTTATTATTGTTAAATGCAAAACAACTGGCATTAAAAGGACACAGAGAACAATCTGGACTTTGAGGCTTACATTGAGTTGCTCCAAACTCCATTATAGCCTGATTAAAAATAGCCGGGTCATTTTTATCAATAAGTTCTTGAGCTAAAAGCTTAAATTCTTTGTTACCCTTAGTAGAGTTAATAGCCGTATCGATTCCAAAATATCTGGATAAAACCCGATACACATTTCCATCGACAACCGCAGCTGCTTCATTAAAACAAATAGATGCTATGGCACTGGCAGTATAATCGCCAATACCCTTTAATTTTAATAACTCCTTATATGTATTTGGAAAAACGCCTTGCAATTCGTTTGCAACATACTTTGCGGTTGCATGTAAATTTCGTGCTCTGGAATAATAACCCAGTCCCTGCCATAATTTTAAAACATCGTTTTCTGAAGCCTTAGCTAAATGAAAAACTGACGGAAATTCGGCCAAAAAAGCCTCGTAATATGGCATTCCTTGCTTAACTTGTGTTTGCTGTAATATAATTTCAGACAACCATATATGATATGGATTGGTAGTTTGCCTCCAAGGAAGATCGCGCTTATTAACTGAATACCAAGTTTTTAATGTTTTTGAAAAATTCATTATTCAAATAAATTGAGCTTGTAAAAATAAACGTTTATAATCTTAAATTTTAATGTATTAGGTTTGAAATATTGAATTTTAAATTCCTATATTTGCATCCCTTTTAAAACTAATAGTAATCTAACAAAATATATTATAAAATGACGAAGGCTGATATAGTAGCAAAAATTTCTGAGAAATTAGGGATTGAAAAAGGTGATGTTCAAGCAACAGTTGAAACTTTTATGGAAGAAGTAAAAACCTCATTAGAAAATGGTGACAATGTTTACTTAAGAGGTTTTGGAAGTTTCATAATAAAAACAAGAGCAGAAAAAACTGGTAGAAACATTTCTAAAAACACAACTATTAAAATACCTGCTCACAATATTCCTGCATTTAAGCCTGCAAAAGTATTTGTTGAAGGCGTTAAAACAAATGTAGACGTTAATTAAAACATTAAAATAAATTATTAATTTAAAACACACTATTTATGCCAAGTGGTAAAAAACGTAAGAGACATAAGGTTGCAACGCACAAGCGTAAAAAACGTAGACGCGCTAACCGTCACAAAAAGAAAAAATAATCCAAAAAAGTAGTTAATAGCTACTTTTTTTGGTTTTTTAAAAACAACGTTCTTTGAAATGAGTTCATTAATGTTTTAGGCACTTCGTGCTTTATGAACTCCACGGATTTAAAAAATCCTGTGATATCTTTAATTTATTTTAAAGATAAAAACAATGTATAATCCATCTGTATAATTTAATTAACTGTTGATGGTTTATAGTTACTAGTTATTGGTGTTACACTTTTAACTTTTTAACTATTACCTTTTCAATTTTAATTAGAGTGTATGGATAAAAATTAACTAAATGGATAAAGAATTGATCATTAGATCTAGTTCCGATGATGTTGATTTTGCCTTATTAAAAGATGGAAAACTTATTGAATTACAGAAAGACGAAGGTGGTAATAACTTTTCGGTTGGTGATGTGTTTATAGCCAAAATACGAAAAGCTGTTCCTGGACTAAATGCCGCATTTGTAAATGTAGGCTACGAAAAAGATGCATTTTTGCATTATCACGACTTAGGTCCTAAACTTCCTTCCCTTTTAAAATTCACAAAAAGTGTAAGCACAGGTAAACTAAAAGATTTCTCTTTAAAAAATTTCCCATTTGAAAAAGATATTGATAAAGACGGTAAAATTTCCGATGTCTTAAAATCAAATCAATCGCTATTAGTACAAATAGTAAAAGAACCCATATCAACCAAAGGCCCTAGAATTAGCTCCGAGCTCTCTATTGCTGGTCGATATATTGTTTTAGTACCTTTTTCTAGTCGTATTTCTATTTCACAAAAAATAGAAGACAAAGAAGAAAAAGACCGTCTAAAACGATTGGTAAAAAGCATAACGCCTCCAGGTTTTGGTATTATAGTCCGTACAGTAGCAGAAGGCAAAAAAGTAGCTGAACTAGATAAAGATTTACAAAATTTGCTTAGTCGTTGGACGGCAATGTGTAAAAAGCTACATAAAGCACATCATCCTAGTAAAGTACTAGGAGAAATGAATAAAGCCTCATCTATTTTGCGTGATCTATTTAACGATACTTTCACTAGTATTCATGTAGATGATGAAGAGCTTTACATTCAAATTAAAGATTACGTGCATGAAATTGCACCTAACAAAGAATCTATAGTTAAATTGTATCAATCTAATGTTCCTATTTTTGAAAAATTTGGAATAGAACGACAAATTAAAACCTCGTTTGGTAAAACCGTTTCCATGGCAAAAGGTGCTTATCTAGTAATAGAACACACCGAAGCCCTGCATGTAATAGACGTAAACAGCGGAAACCGGTCTAACAAAGCCAACAACCAAGAGGATACTGCATTAGAAGTTAATTTAATAGCAGCTACCGAAATTGCCCGACAATTAAGTTTACGAGATATGGGAGGCATTATTGTAGTCGATTTTATTGACATGACCAGCGCAGAAAACAGGCAGAAGCTATTCAATCATTTTAGAGATGAAATGAAAAACGACCGAGCTAAACACAAGATACTGCCGCCAAGTAAATTTGGCTTGATACAAATTACAAGACAACGTGTACGTCCAGAAATGAATATTAAAACGCGCGAGGAAAACCCCGACGAAATCATTAATGGTTCTGAAGTTGAGGCACCCATAGGAATAGTGTCTAAAATAACACACGATCTTGAACAACTATTTAAAAAAGACTATAAAAAGCTGACCTTAAACACACATCCTTTTATAGCAGCCTTTTTAACAAAAGGTTTTCCATCTACACGTTCTAAATGGTTTTTAGAACATAAAAAATGGGTTAAAATTTTACCAAGAGATGCTTACACATATTTAGAATACCACTTTTTCGATAAAGACGGTAATCAAATTAAATAATTAAAAAACCCGCTACTTTTAAAGTCAGCGGGTTTTTTTTTGATATTAATTAAATTTTATATCAACTTAATTAAAGACTTTATTTAAACAAAAAGCCTCAAATATGTATTTGAGGCTTTTTGTTTGTAATTCAATTATAAGTTTATTCTTTAACTACAGATTTAGTAACCTGTCCTAAATCACTTTTTATCACAAAAAGATACATCGCACTGTCCCAATGAGACATATCTATAACTTCTTGTTTTTCTTCAGATTTAAGCTTAATGGTTTCTATAAGCCTACCAGTAACATCGTAAATAGAAACCTCTTGCAAATTGATTCTTGATGGATTACTTAAATAAACTAAATTACTTGATGGGTTTGGATACAACTGAATCGTTTTTATATCTCGATTCAAATCTTCTAAACCTAATGGCGCACTAACCGTTAATTCAAAATCACAGCTACCAATATTTCCACTAGCATCTTCTGCTGTTAAAGTAATTGTATACACACCAATACCAAGTTGTGTTCCTACAGTCGGAGATTGACTGTAAACAGCTATCGTTCCCGAACAAGTATCGGTTGCAGAACCTGCTCCTGTACCAAAATAATCAGGTAGTGTATAAAAACCACTTACATCAGCTACTACAGTTTGGTTTGCAGGGCAGCTTACTGTTGGTAATTGATTATCTTCTACAGTAACTGTTTGGGTTGTGCTTGCTGTATTACCTGCATTGTCGGTTACTGTCCATGTAACTGTATTAGCACCTAAAGCTAAACTCGATGGGCTTGCTACAACACTCGCTACGCCACAATTATCATTCACCGTTGGTGGTGTTAACTGTGCACTTGCATAAGTACATGTGCCAGCATCAGAACTTACCGTTATATTACTTGCCGCAGCGATGGTTGGATCTTCGTTATCTTCTACGGTAACTGTTTGGGTTGTGCTTGCTGTATTGCCTGCATTATCGGTTACTGTCCATGTAACTGTATTAGCACCTAAAGCTAAACTCGATGGGCTTGCTACAACACTCGCTACGCCACAATTATCATTCACTGTTGGTGGTGTTAACTGTGAACTTGCATACGTACATGTGCCAGCATCTGAGCTTACCGTTATATTACTTGCCGAAGCGATGGTTGGGTCTTCGTTATCTTCTACAGTAACTGTTTGGGTTGTGCTTGCTGTATTACCTGCATTATCGGTTACTGTCCATGTAACTGTATTTGGTCCTAAAACTATAGTTGATGGACTCGCTACCACACTTGCCACGCCACAATTATCATTCACCGTTGGTGGTGTTAACTGTGCACTTGCATAAGTACATGTGCCAGCATCTGAGCTTACCGTTATATTACTTGCCGCAGCGATGGTTGGGTCTTCATTATCTTCTACAGTAACTGTTTGGGTTGTGCTTGCTGTATTCCCTGCATTATCGGTTACTGTCCATGTAACTGTATTTGGTCCTAAAACTAAAGTTGATGGACTCGCTACCACACTTGCTACGCCACAATTATCATTCACTGTTGGTGGTGTTAACTGTGAGCTTGCATAAGTACATGTTCCAGCATCTGAGCTTACGGTTATATTACTTGCCGAAGCAATGGTTGGATCTTCATTATCTTCTACAGTAACTGTTTGAATAATGCTTTTTTGATTTCCTGAATCATCTATTGCTGTCCATGTTACGGTATTAATACCTACAGATAAAACTCCAGGATTTCGAAGTATCCCTGCGACACCACAATTATCAGTCACTGATGGCGGTGTTAACTGAGAACTTGCATAGGTACAAACTCCAGCATCGGCACTTACTGTAATTGCACTAACAGAGGTGAATGTTGGCGCTTCGTTATCTTGAACAGTGACGCCTTGTATTGTCGTTTTTATATTTCCAGCATTGTCTGTTACTGTCCATGTAACCGTATTTGAACCTAACACTAAAGTTGATGGACTCGCCACAACACTTGCCACACCACAATTATCACTGGTTGCTGGTGGTGGTAATTGACTCGTATTATAAGTACAAACACCGGCATCGGCAGATACTGTAACGGCACTAACCGTTGCGATGGTTGGCGCTTGGTTATCTTCTACTGTAACTGTTTGAATGGAGTTTGCTATGTTTCCTGCGTTATCTGTAACTGTCCATGTTACTGTATTGGGTCCTAAAACTAAAGTTGATGGACTCGCTACCACACTTGCCACGCCACAATTATCACTGGTTGCTGGTGGTGGTAATTGAGAACTATCGTAAGTACAAACTCCAAGATCTGAGCTTACTGTTATTGGACCTAATGTCGCAATGGTTGGCGCTTCGTTTTCTACTACAATAACCGTTTGAGTTGTTGAGCTAAAATTAAGTTCAAAATCAAAAGCATACCATGTTAACGTATTAACTCCAACATTTAGAGTCGTTTTATCTGAAATTACAAACAAAACACCACAATTATCATCGGCTGCAGGTGGTGGTAATTGACTCGTATCATAGGTACATAAGCCCGCATCTACATTTACAGTAACAGAACCAACTGAAGCGATGGTTGGATTTTCTGTATCTTCTACTGTAACTATTTGTGTTGCGGTTGCTGTATTACCTGAATCATCGGTTACGGTCCAAGTCACTGTATTATTTCCTATAGCTAAACTCGATGGACTTACCACAACACTCGCCACACCACAATTATCGTTGGTTGTTGGTGGTGTTAACTGTGAACTTGCATACGTACAAACACCTGGGTCGGAACTTACAGTAACAGGACCTGCAATAACTATCGTTGGACGTTCATTATCTACAACTGTAACTGTTTGAAGTGAGTTTGCTACATTTCCTGCATTGTCTGTAACTGTCCAAGTCACTAAATTATCTCCTAAAACCAAACTCGATGGACTCGCCACTACACTTGCTACACCACAATTATCATTCGTTGTTGGCGGTGTTAACTGTGAACTTGCATACGTACAAACGCCGGGGTCGGAATTCACTGTTATTGGCCCTAAATTGGATATGGTTGGTAGCTCATTCTCTACTACAATTACTGTTTGAATTGATCTGTTTTGATTTCCAGAATCATCAACAACTATCCAGGTAACGGTATTCGAACCTGCATTTAATGTCGATGGAATTCCTACCACTGATGCAACTCCACAATTATCATCGGTTGATGGTGGTGGTAATTGACTGGTTGAGTACGTACAAACACCGGCATCGGCTGGTACAGTAACTGCGCCCACAGTGGCTATCGTTGGTAATTCAGTGTCTACTACAGTAACTGTTTCGGTTGTCGTTGCTGTATTACCAGAATTATCGGTTACAGTCCAAGTCACGGTATGAGCTCCTAAAGCTAAACTTGACGGACTCACTACAACACTCGCTACTCCACAATTATCATCGGTTGACGGTGGTGGTAATTGACTGGTTGAGTACGTACAAACACCAGCATCGGCTGGTACAGTAACTGCTCCTACAGTGGCTATCGTTGGTAATTCAGTGTCGGTTATGGTAACATCAAAACTACAGGTATTTGTGTTTCCTGCTGCATCACTTACAGTATAAGTTACTGTTGTAACACCCAGATTAAAAGTCTCTCCACTGGCATCATTTATTCCTGTAGTCGCACTATTTTTTATAGTAGCGCCTGTTAAGGTCCAAGTTTGGGTGGTTACTGCACAATTATCACTGGCTGTTGGAGCTATATTATTAACTACTGCAGAACAGTTTCCGGCATCGCTTGGTTGTGTTAGGTCTGATACACATGTTATGGTTGGGCTAATAGTCTCTGGTCCTGTAACAAATGTAAATACAGCCCCAGAATTTAATGTAACACCTTGAAACAACAGTACTCCAGATGTTAAACTGTTTGGAGTAATTACAGTTACGGTACCCGTTGTAAAATTGCCGTCACCATCTTGATCGATAGCTAATCTAAAATCTTCTTTCAGGGTACCTCCTACTGTTAGTCCATTAATATCTAAACTCAAGTCTACTGTTCCAACATCATTTGTATGGTTTGCTTTCCATTCTCTTCCTAATCTTGAAAAACAGCTTAAGGACGTTGGCAAGTCTGTAGATTGTTCCACTAATGCTCCATTGTCATGACCAATCATTAAAAAGTCGCCATCTTCTAAAGATGACGGATTGCTTATTACAATATTTCCTTTTCCAGTTTGGCCAGTGCCATCTCCAGAACCTGTATTGATACTGTTAGACTGCGATTGATTT contains the following coding sequences:
- the mutY gene encoding A/G-specific adenine glycosylase, translated to MNFSKTLKTWYSVNKRDLPWRQTTNPYHIWLSEIILQQTQVKQGMPYYEAFLAEFPSVFHLAKASENDVLKLWQGLGYYSRARNLHATAKYVANELQGVFPNTYKELLKLKGIGDYTASAIASICFNEAAAVVDGNVYRVLSRYFGIDTAINSTKGNKEFKLLAQELIDKNDPAIFNQAIMEFGATQCKPQSPDCSLCPFNASCFAFNNNKVASFPLKIKAAKAKKKYFNFLVIESKNEQTLLEKREGKGIWENLYQFPLVETNKDMDFDDFNEIVKNVDLLKNIDYHLSLFNSEAIVHKLSHQHLYSKFWIVKTDASLPNTIAIETVKEYPVPILIGNFIESFYF
- a CDS encoding Rne/Rng family ribonuclease gives rise to the protein MDKELIIRSSSDDVDFALLKDGKLIELQKDEGGNNFSVGDVFIAKIRKAVPGLNAAFVNVGYEKDAFLHYHDLGPKLPSLLKFTKSVSTGKLKDFSLKNFPFEKDIDKDGKISDVLKSNQSLLVQIVKEPISTKGPRISSELSIAGRYIVLVPFSSRISISQKIEDKEEKDRLKRLVKSITPPGFGIIVRTVAEGKKVAELDKDLQNLLSRWTAMCKKLHKAHHPSKVLGEMNKASSILRDLFNDTFTSIHVDDEELYIQIKDYVHEIAPNKESIVKLYQSNVPIFEKFGIERQIKTSFGKTVSMAKGAYLVIEHTEALHVIDVNSGNRSNKANNQEDTALEVNLIAATEIARQLSLRDMGGIIVVDFIDMTSAENRQKLFNHFRDEMKNDRAKHKILPPSKFGLIQITRQRVRPEMNIKTREENPDEIINGSEVEAPIGIVSKITHDLEQLFKKDYKKLTLNTHPFIAAFLTKGFPSTRSKWFLEHKKWVKILPRDAYTYLEYHFFDKDGNQIK
- a CDS encoding single-stranded DNA-binding protein; this encodes MAGTLNKVMLIGHLGDEVKMHYFEGGGCVGRFPLATNETYVSKQTNERVTNTEWHNIVVRNKGAEICEKYLSKGDKVYIEGRLKTRKWQDEGGNERYSTEIQCTDFTFLSTKKESEANASNAAASPVSKPETKPEATKAPVIEDDEDDLPF
- a CDS encoding HU family DNA-binding protein, which encodes MTKADIVAKISEKLGIEKGDVQATVETFMEEVKTSLENGDNVYLRGFGSFIIKTRAEKTGRNISKNTTIKIPAHNIPAFKPAKVFVEGVKTNVDVN
- a CDS encoding HYR domain-containing protein, whose product is MAIKYGITLDQSVSSYVNSAGNPVWDNTTYWNDVFGIGKDDVSGLNQSQSNSINTGSGDGTGQTGKGNIVISNPSSLEDGDFLMIGHDNGALVEQSTDLPTSLSCFSRLGREWKANHTNDVGTVDLSLDINGLTVGGTLKEDFRLAIDQDGDGNFTTGTVTVITPNSLTSGVLLFQGVTLNSGAVFTFVTGPETISPTITCVSDLTQPSDAGNCSAVVNNIAPTASDNCAVTTQTWTLTGATIKNSATTGINDASGETFNLGVTTVTYTVSDAAGNTNTCSFDVTITDTELPTIATVGAVTVPADAGVCTYSTSQLPPPSTDDNCGVASVVVSPSSLALGAHTVTWTVTDNSGNTATTTETVTVVDTELPTIATVGAVTVPADAGVCTYSTSQLPPPSTDDNCGVASVVGIPSTLNAGSNTVTWIVVDDSGNQNRSIQTVIVVENELPTISNLGPITVNSDPGVCTYASSQLTPPTTNDNCGVASVVASPSSLVLGDNLVTWTVTDNAGNVANSLQTVTVVDNERPTIVIAGPVTVSSDPGVCTYASSQLTPPTTNDNCGVASVVVSPSSLAIGNNTVTWTVTDDSGNTATATQIVTVEDTENPTIASVGSVTVNVDAGLCTYDTSQLPPPAADDNCGVLFVISDKTTLNVGVNTLTWYAFDFELNFSSTTQTVIVVENEAPTIATLGPITVSSDLGVCTYDSSQLPPPATSDNCGVASVVASPSTLVLGPNTVTWTVTDNAGNIANSIQTVTVEDNQAPTIATVSAVTVSADAGVCTYNTSQLPPPATSDNCGVASVVASPSTLVLGSNTVTWTVTDNAGNIKTTIQGVTVQDNEAPTFTSVSAITVSADAGVCTYASSQLTPPSVTDNCGVAGILRNPGVLSVGINTVTWTAIDDSGNQKSIIQTVTVEDNEDPTIASASNITVSSDAGTCTYASSQLTPPTVNDNCGVASVVASPSTLVLGPNTVTWTVTDNAGNTASTTQTVTVEDNEDPTIAAASNITVSSDAGTCTYASAQLTPPTVNDNCGVASVVASPSTIVLGPNTVTWTVTDNAGNTASTTQTVTVEDNEDPTIASASNITVSSDAGTCTYASSQLTPPTVNDNCGVASVVASPSSLALGANTVTWTVTDNAGNTASTTQTVTVEDNEDPTIAAASNITVSSDAGTCTYASAQLTPPTVNDNCGVASVVASPSSLALGANTVTWTVTDNAGNTASTTQTVTVEDNQLPTVSCPANQTVVADVSGFYTLPDYFGTGAGSATDTCSGTIAVYSQSPTVGTQLGIGVYTITLTAEDASGNIGSCDFELTVSAPLGLEDLNRDIKTIQLYPNPSSNLVYLSNPSRINLQEVSIYDVTGRLIETIKLKSEEKQEVIDMSHWDSAMYLFVIKSDLGQVTKSVVKE